In a single window of the Papaver somniferum cultivar HN1 chromosome 8, ASM357369v1, whole genome shotgun sequence genome:
- the LOC113304014 gene encoding probable glycosyltransferase At3g07620: MEFSVPFHQKPCQVETKKLLFLIGIITIAAFAVQIFSTPYQNTFFNIPAANSSKVGNFSPLHDSKIANLSLVHEVVVTKNEESEMEEQLKDETEVVVVDIKNEVAEMGKQMDNETEVVVVVNNKNEVTEMGDHAAAASPDERDGVFEEKFDSLAPVASPITSPSNAGAAEILDANFSASDSVVPVETDKSAVDEQVLGVDVKEEKPILIQSAPATWNSNSVETSDRVKKMSQKAIKSMLDEMVLPTDPLTKIRMKMPPNKVTSISEMNVLLLKNRAWLRSMRPRWSSKLDQEILAAKAQIESALIVKKDRELYAPVYRNVSVFKRSYELMEEILKLYVYKEGKKPIFHDPILEGIYASEGWFMKQIEGNEQFTVEDPREAHLFYIPFSSQSLRYTLYKANSHSKKNLIKYMSDYLNMITAKYPFWNRTGGADHFFTACHDWAPAITKRIMSACLRALCNSDVYEGFVLGKDVALPETFVLSKSDLLKDKGGKPPSERRTLAFFAGNMHGYLRPILLKYWENKDPEMKIYGKMSKTQKKEMNYIQHMKTSKFCISAKGYEGNSPRVVEAIFFECVPVIISDNFVPPFFEVLNWEAFAVFVAERDIPNLKEILASIPDEKYVEMHKRVKKVQKHFLWHSKPVKYDVFHMTLHSIWYNRVFQIKAR, from the exons ATGGAGTTTTCAGTTCCATTTCATCAAAAGCCATGTCAAGTTGAGACTAAGAAACTGTTATTTCTGATAGGGATAATCACAATTGCAGCTTTTGCTGTTCAGATTTTCTCAACTCCATACCAGAATACATTCTTCAATATCCCAGCTGCAAATTCTTCAAAAGTTGGTAATTTTTCGCCTTTGCATGATTCAAAGATAGCTAATTTATCACTGGTTCATGAGGTAGTGGTGACTAAGAATGAAGAGAGTGAAATGGAGGAGCAATTGAAGGATGAAactgaggtggtggtggtggatataaAGAATGAAGTGGCTGAAATGGGGAAACAAATGGACAATGAAactgaggtggtggtggtggtgaataaTAAGAATGAAGTGACTGAAATGGGGGACCATGCCGCCGCGGCATCGCCGGACGAAAGGGATGGAGTTTTTGAAGAGAAATTTGATTCATTAGCTCCAGTGGCTTCTCCAATTACTAGTCCAAGTAATGCAGGTGCAGCAGAAATTTTGGATGCAAATTTCAGTGCTTCTGATTCTGTTGTACCCGTGGAGACTGACAAATCTGCTGTGGACGAGCAAGTACTTGGAGTGGATGTGAAAGAGGAGAAGCCTATCTTGATTCAAAGTGCTCCGGCTACTTGGAACAGTAATTCAGTTGAGACTAGTGATCGTGTAAAAAAGATGTCTCAGAAAGCGATTAAGTCAATGCTGGATGAAATGGTTCTGCCTACTGATCCTTTAACGAAGATTAGAATGAAGATGCCTCCCAATAAAGTAACATCAATTTCTGAAATGAATGTTTTGTTGCTTAAGAATCGTGCTTGGTTGCGTTCAATG AGACCACGGTGGTCTTCAAAACTAGATCAGGAAATTCTGGCTGCAAAAGCACAGATTGAGAGTGCTCTGATTGTAAAGAAGGATCGGGAGCTTTATGCTCCTGTTTACCGTAATGTGTCGGTGTTCAAAAG GAGTTATGAACTGATGGAAGAGATACTAAAACTTTATGTGTACAAGGAAGGTAAAAAGCCCATTTTCCATGACCCAATATTGGAGGGAATCTATGCTTCTGAAGGATGGTTTATGAAACAGATAGAAGGAAATGAGCAATTCACCGTTGAGGACCCCAGAGAAGCTCACCTGTTTTACATACCGTTCAGTTCACAAAGTCTTAGGTACACTTTGTATAAAGCTAATTCACACAGTAAGAAGAACCTGATCAAGTATATGAGTGATTACTTGAACATGATCACTGCAAAATATCCTTTCTGGAACAGAACTGGTGGAGCGGATCATTTCTTTACTGCTTGCCATGACTGG GCCCCAGCAATTACTAAGAGAATTATGAGTGCATGCCTCAGAGCTCTCTGCAACTCTGATGTCTACGAGGGTTTCGTACTAGGAAAGGATGTTGCTCTCCCAGAAACATTTGTGCTTTCAAAAAGTGATCTTCTCAAAGATAAAGGAGGAAAACCTCCCTCAGAGAGACGAACTTTGGCCTTCTTCGCAGGAAATATGCATGGATATCTACGTCCTATATTACTAAAGTACTGGGAGAACAAAGACCCTGAGATGAAAATCTATGGTAAAATGAGTaaaacacaaaagaaagaaaTGAACTACATCCAGCACATGAAGACAAGCAAGTTCTGCATCTCTGCTAAAGGGTATGAGGGGAATAGTCCTAGAGTTGTCGAAGCCATCTTCTTCGAGTGTGTTCCAGTGATCATATCAGATAATTTTGTTCCTCCTTTCTTTGAGGTTCTTAATTGGGAGGCCTTTGCAGTTTTTGTCGCAGAGAGAGATATTCCCAACTTGAAGGAGATACTCGCTTCGATACCTGATGAGAAGTATGTAGAGATGCATAAAAGA